In Deltaproteobacteria bacterium, the sequence AAAGCAGGCAACGCCGTTAGCGCCTCTATCTTTGAAGAAAGAGATGATGCCCTCGAAGCGGTCCATGTTTCGAAGATCATCAAAAGCATCAGGGAAAATAACGGCCATGAAACCATAGCCGTACTGGCAAGGTCCCGTTCCCACCTGGCAAAAATTGTGGAAAATTTTAAAGCGGAAAAGATCGATTTCAGGACGCGGGAGATCGATCCGCTCTATGACAGGCCCGTCATCCAGGACCTCTTTGCCCTGCTTCGGGCTCTCATGCATCCCATGGACCGTATTGCCTGGCTGGCCATCCTCCGCGCCCCCTGGTGCGGTCTCACCCTTATGGACCTGCATTCACTCTGTGTGGGAGACAGTGGAAGCAGCACATGGCAACTCATGCATGACGAAGGGAGGCTATCAGGCCTCACTGATGACGGCAGGGAGCGCCTGCTCAAACTCAGATCGACCCTCGATTCGGCTCTCCCCCTATGGGGAAGGATTCCCCCGCGACAACTTCTGGAAGGCCTCTGGATTGCTATCGGTGGACCGGCCTGCGTCGATAAAAACGGCATTGCCGACAGTGAGGCCTTTTTCGATATGGTAGACGGCATGGCGCAAGCGGGGAGGATAGAATCACTCAAAAAACTGGAGTCACGAATAAAAGCACTTTATGCCAACTACAGCGGCAAGGGCGATAATCCCGTGGAAATGCTGACCATTCACAAAGCCAAGGGCCTCGAATACGATCATGTCATCATCCCCGGTTTCGGCAAAGCGCCCCGCAGCCAGGAAAAGATTCTTCTAAGAAGCATGGAGCGGGGAAAAGATCTCCTCCTTGCCCCCATTGACGGTATTGAAAAAGGGGAAAGCCGCACCATTTACGCCTATCTCGGAAAAATCCAGTCGGAAAAGGAAGAGCTGGAACAAAGGAGGCTTCTTTACGTAGCCGTTACGCGCGCAAAAAAGCGGCTATACCTCCTGGGCCACGTCAGGGCTGATGGTGATAGTCTGCGGCCTGAAAAACGCTCTTTTCTCTCTGCCGTAGAAAAGATCATTGATCCGGAAAAGGTCATTACGAAAGCGGAAAGGCCTATGGAAGACATGGAGCAGGGTCCGCCTCCCATGATGCTAAGAAGGCTCCCCCCGGACTGGAAGCTCCCCGAAGCGGCGCCCCCTCTCGATGTGCTCATAGAGGAAACACCCCAATTTAAGGCAGAAGAAATGCCTGAATTCGAATGGGCCGGTGAAGCCATCAAGCACCTCGGCACAGTCATGCACCGTTACCTCTGCCGTATCACAAAAGACGGGCTTGAACAATGGGGAGAAAAAAGGCCGGCAGGTGAAAAGGAAAGGATGGTTTCCCTCCTTCGGGAACTGGGCCTCAACCGTAAAGAGGCAGGGAAAATGGCTGATGAAGGGATAAAGGCGCTGAAAAAAATGCTCTCCCATGAACGTGGCCGGTGGATACTCTCTTCTCACAACGGGGAAGGGTCCGAAGTCCCCCTGACTGCCCTTATGGACAACCGCATCATCCACCGCATCATTGACAGAACTTTCGTCGACAAAGGCGTCCGCTGGATCATCGATTACAAAATCAGCCACCACAAAGGCAGCGACGTAGACAAATTCCTTAAAAACGAAAAAGAGCGATACCGGCCCCAACTCGAAGCCTACGAAAAAATTCTTACCGCCGGCGGGGAAAAACGCCCCATAAAAAAAGGGCTTTATTATCCCATGCAGAAGGGGTGGATTGAGTGGTAGGGGGGATAAAAGGATGGATTATCTTTCATTTTACCCATCCTTCAGGCTTCCCCGCAGGAAAGAGCTCAATAACTTTCCTGAAAAAACCCCGGCAAATCTATCTGCCAAGGATACGCTTTTCCCAGAGATTGCTGATCAGGTCGTTGGCGGCAAGTCTGGCAATATTGTCCGTCGAATAAAATCGCTTTCGCCTCGGGTTGTAGCCTTCCGAATAACTGCCGAGAGCGACAAAGCGGTTATTGGAAACTGCCCTGGAAGATATGCCTATGGTATACATCTTATT encodes:
- a CDS encoding UvrD-helicase domain-containing protein; the encoded protein is MKKNLSDLKEREAALDPKRSFIVQAPAGSGKTELLIRRFLTLLAAVNYPEQIIAITFTRKAAGEMHCRIMNALNKAKKEPPPASPYELETWRLAGAALKRDAERGWNLLETPARLKVQTTDSLCASLTRQMPILSGLGKNPAMTENAEELYREAARRTIVKVEKEGKDGEAVTEALRHLDNSFANLEQRIIAMLARRDQWLRHVSLKSMIDEDVLKKYLEQSIANLIKTNLCRVKSAFPGDILKEAIHYGSFAADNLLANGKENDITSLAMAEAAEEDLEKELAFWRGIRGLLLTADNKWRKPGGVNLRIGFPSHKSEENLAMKDGFKDLLARLETKEELGALLASLSDLPKGRYSESEWAILNDLMHLLPLADRELMKVFAEEGTVDFQTISSAALQSLGPDEDPTDLMLALDVKIQHILVDEYQDTSRTQLALLEALTGGWEQGDGRTLFIVGDPMQSIYLFREAEVGLFLKAKNEGMGTVKLEALTLRSNFRSQANIVNWVNSTLSTAFPGSEDDFLGSICYESFHPVVEAKAGNAVSASIFEERDDALEAVHVSKIIKSIRENNGHETIAVLARSRSHLAKIVENFKAEKIDFRTREIDPLYDRPVIQDLFALLRALMHPMDRIAWLAILRAPWCGLTLMDLHSLCVGDSGSSTWQLMHDEGRLSGLTDDGRERLLKLRSTLDSALPLWGRIPPRQLLEGLWIAIGGPACVDKNGIADSEAFFDMVDGMAQAGRIESLKKLESRIKALYANYSGKGDNPVEMLTIHKAKGLEYDHVIIPGFGKAPRSQEKILLRSMERGKDLLLAPIDGIEKGESRTIYAYLGKIQSEKEELEQRRLLYVAVTRAKKRLYLLGHVRADGDSLRPEKRSFLSAVEKIIDPEKVITKAERPMEDMEQGPPPMMLRRLPPDWKLPEAAPPLDVLIEETPQFKAEEMPEFEWAGEAIKHLGTVMHRYLCRITKDGLEQWGEKRPAGEKERMVSLLRELGLNRKEAGKMADEGIKALKKMLSHERGRWILSSHNGEGSEVPLTALMDNRIIHRIIDRTFVDKGVRWIIDYKISHHKGSDVDKFLKNEKERYRPQLEAYEKILTAGGEKRPIKKGLYYPMQKGWIEW